The following are from one region of the Methanospirillum hungatei genome:
- a CDS encoding UPF0175 family protein, whose translation MPDDITLTIPSSIVQEMKLPPDTVKEELTNELTLGLYQRGIITSAQACRLSGLDRFQFEELLWKRHNQLHYSEEDLGKDIKYATGKLCCTVYF comes from the coding sequence ATGCCAGATGACATTACTCTTACCATTCCATCATCTATCGTTCAGGAGATGAAACTTCCACCAGATACTGTCAAAGAAGAACTCACGAATGAATTAACATTAGGCCTCTATCAGCGAGGAATAATTACATCTGCCCAGGCATGCCGATTATCAGGACTTGATCGGTTCCAATTTGAAGAACTGCTCTGGAAAAGGCATAATCAACTCCATTATTCAGAAGAAGATCTCGGGAAGGATATCAAATATGCAACTGGTAAACTCTGTTGCACAGTATATTTTTAA
- a CDS encoding HEPN domain-containing protein, translating into MEHEVLEWLHQAEYDYEDAEYLFHGKRYPKAVFCCHLTLEKGLKALYLHYLKTQPPRTHSLDFLIQTIPGGVPEKFDNLMDILEDVSVKIRYPPLLDILLNDITEETARMIIEDTGDFLSWIRGLNL; encoded by the coding sequence ATGGAACATGAAGTTTTAGAGTGGTTACATCAGGCTGAATATGATTATGAAGATGCAGAATATCTCTTTCATGGAAAGAGATATCCAAAGGCAGTATTCTGCTGTCATTTGACGCTTGAAAAAGGATTAAAAGCTCTCTACCTTCATTATTTAAAAACTCAACCCCCAAGAACTCATAGTCTGGATTTTTTAATACAAACTATTCCTGGTGGAGTGCCAGAAAAGTTCGATAATCTTATGGATATATTAGAGGATGTAAGCGTTAAGATAAGATATCCTCCATTACTTGATATACTTCTAAATGATATTACTGAAGAGACTGCCAGGATGATTATTGAAGATACTGGAGATTTTTTATCATGGATTCGTGGGTTGAATCTTTAA
- a CDS encoding nucleotidyltransferase domain-containing protein, which yields MDSWVESLITDLSEDMKKQGINITSIILFGSQFEGTATNESDIDLAIVSPSFTGLSSLERRKKCKKSIRHIIDIYKIPVDLILLTPNEYENENSLRMSFIRQGISVPVLA from the coding sequence ATGGATTCGTGGGTTGAATCTTTAATTACTGATCTTTCAGAAGATATGAAAAAACAGGGGATAAATATCACTTCGATTATCCTGTTTGGTTCACAATTTGAAGGAACGGCAACCAATGAAAGTGATATTGATCTTGCAATAGTATCCCCGTCATTTACTGGTCTTAGTTCACTTGAACGAAGAAAAAAATGTAAAAAATCTATCCGACATATTATTGATATCTATAAAATTCCAGTTGATCTCATTCTTCTTACTCCGAACGAGTATGAAAATGAAAACTCTCTTCGGATGTCGTTTATTCGCCAAGGAATAAGTGTTCCTGTCCTGGCATAA
- a CDS encoding addiction module protein: MVSISPKIEQEVLSLPVQERLALIDRLIESLNLPKDTIIDDIWANIADKRLLEINEGLVSSVSGNEIFSK, encoded by the coding sequence ATGGTATCAATATCACCAAAAATTGAACAGGAAGTTCTTTCCCTTCCCGTTCAGGAACGATTGGCACTTATTGACAGGCTCATTGAAAGTCTAAATTTACCTAAAGACACTATAATTGATGATATATGGGCCAATATTGCTGATAAAAGATTATTGGAAATAAATGAAGGATTAGTTTCTTCTGTATCTGGTAATGAAATCTTTTCTAAATGA